Proteins from one Burkholderia sp. genomic window:
- the rplF gene encoding 50S ribosomal protein L6: protein MSRIGKSSIALQGTEVTLANGSITVKGPLGTISQVVNPLVTVVNQDGTLNLVPVDESREANALSGTMRAIIANIVHGVTNGFERKLTLVGVGYRAQAQGDKLNLLLGFSHPVMHQIPAGIQAETPTQTEIVIKGINKQQVGQVAAEVRAYRPPEPYKGKGVRYSDEVLILKETKKK from the coding sequence ATGTCTCGAATAGGTAAGAGCTCGATCGCGCTACAAGGTACCGAAGTGACGTTGGCAAATGGCTCCATCACTGTGAAGGGTCCGCTGGGCACGATTTCGCAAGTGGTCAATCCGCTTGTGACGGTGGTCAACCAGGATGGCACACTGAATCTGGTGCCGGTCGACGAAAGCCGCGAAGCGAATGCACTGTCGGGTACGATGCGTGCGATCATCGCGAACATAGTGCACGGCGTGACTAATGGTTTCGAGCGCAAGCTGACGCTGGTTGGCGTCGGTTATCGTGCGCAGGCGCAAGGCGACAAGTTGAACCTGTTGCTGGGTTTCTCGCACCCGGTGATGCACCAGATTCCGGCAGGCATCCAGGCTGAAACCCCGACGCAAACCGAAATCGTGATCAAGGGGATCAATAAGCAACAAGTCGGCCAAGTGGCTGCGGAAGTCCGCGCTTACCGTCCTCCGGAGCCCTATAAGGGCAAAGGAGTGCGCTATTCCGACGAGGTTTTAATCCTCAAAGAAACGAAAAAGAAGTAA
- the rplR gene encoding 50S ribosomal protein L18 — MDKTQSRLRRARQTRIKIAKLQVARLAVHRTNSHIYAQVFSPCGTKVVASASTLEAEVRAQLADQSGKGGNVNAAMLIGRRIAEKAKASGIASVAFDRSGFSYHGRVKALADAAREAGLKF; from the coding sequence ATGGATAAGACTCAATCTCGCCTGCGCCGAGCTCGCCAGACGCGTATCAAGATCGCTAAGTTGCAGGTCGCGCGTCTCGCCGTGCACCGCACGAACTCGCACATTTACGCGCAAGTTTTCTCGCCGTGTGGCACTAAAGTGGTGGCCAGCGCATCGACGCTGGAAGCCGAAGTGCGTGCGCAGCTGGCTGATCAGTCTGGCAAGGGTGGCAACGTCAATGCCGCTATGCTGATCGGTAGGCGTATCGCCGAGAAGGCCAAGGCCTCCGGCATCGCATCTGTAGCCTTCGACCGCTCGGGCTTCAGCTACCATGGTCGCGTCAAGGCGCTGGCTGATGCAGCTCGCGAAGCTGGGCTCAAGTTTTAA
- the rpsE gene encoding 30S ribosomal protein S5 — protein sequence MVKMQAKVQADERDDGLREKMISVNRVTKVVKGGRILGFAALTVVGDGNGRVGMGKGKAKEVPAAVQKAMEQARRNMFKVPLQSGTLQHEVHGKHGASTVLLAPARSGTGVIAGGPMRAVFDVMGVQNVVAKSHGSTNSYNLVRATLDGLRKQSTPANIAAKRGKSVEDFFD from the coding sequence ATGGTAAAGATGCAAGCGAAAGTGCAGGCTGACGAGCGTGACGATGGCCTTCGAGAAAAAATGATTTCCGTCAATCGCGTGACCAAGGTCGTGAAAGGTGGCCGAATTCTCGGTTTCGCCGCGCTGACCGTGGTTGGTGACGGTAATGGCCGCGTCGGTATGGGCAAGGGCAAGGCGAAGGAAGTGCCGGCCGCTGTCCAGAAGGCAATGGAGCAGGCTCGCCGCAACATGTTCAAGGTACCGCTGCAGAGCGGTACACTGCAACATGAAGTGCATGGCAAGCACGGTGCGTCGACGGTCCTCCTCGCTCCGGCGAGGAGTGGTACCGGCGTGATCGCCGGCGGCCCAATGCGCGCAGTGTTTGACGTGATGGGGGTGCAGAACGTTGTCGCGAAGAGCCACGGCTCGACGAACTCGTACAACCTGGTTCGTGCGACGCTCGACGGCCTGCGCAAGCAATCGACGCCGGCTAACATTGCTGCCAAGCGCGGCAAGTCGGTCGAAGATTTTTTTGACTAA
- the rpmD gene encoding 50S ribosomal protein L30 gives MSDKTVKVQLIKSLIGARESHGATVRGLGLRRLNSVSELQDTPAVRGMINKVSYLVKVIGK, from the coding sequence ATGTCTGATAAAACTGTCAAAGTTCAGCTCATTAAGAGCTTGATTGGGGCCCGTGAATCGCACGGTGCCACCGTGCGTGGTTTGGGTCTACGTCGACTTAACTCGGTCAGCGAGTTGCAGGATACGCCGGCCGTGCGCGGCATGATCAACAAGGTCTCGTACCTTGTTAAGGTCATTGGTAAGTAG
- the rplO gene encoding 50S ribosomal protein L15, translated as MELNNLKPAKGAKHAKRRVGRGIGSGFGKTAGRGHKGQKSRSGGFHKVGFEGGQMPLQRRLPKRGFTSLTKKFVSAVRLGDLEKLPVDEIDLLALKQAGLVDELTKSAKIIATGELQRKITVKGLGATKSARAAIAAAGGSFAE; from the coding sequence ATGGAGTTAAATAACCTGAAGCCAGCGAAAGGCGCGAAGCATGCTAAGCGGCGTGTCGGTCGGGGCATCGGTTCCGGCTTCGGTAAGACGGCCGGTCGTGGTCACAAGGGCCAGAAGTCGCGTTCCGGCGGCTTCCATAAAGTTGGCTTCGAAGGCGGCCAGATGCCGCTGCAACGTCGTTTGCCGAAGCGCGGCTTCACGTCGTTGACGAAGAAATTTGTCAGTGCAGTGCGTCTGGGCGACCTCGAGAAGCTGCCGGTCGACGAAATCGATCTGCTCGCACTGAAGCAAGCTGGTCTGGTCGACGAGCTGACGAAGAGCGCAAAAATTATCGCCACGGGTGAGCTGCAGCGCAAGATCACTGTGAAGGGTCTCGGCGCGACGAAGTCTGCACGCGCAGCGATCGCAGCGGCCGGTGGTTCGTTCGCTGAGTGA
- the secY gene encoding preprotein translocase subunit SecY yields MANSPSLKKPGRSTAKFSDLRRRAIFLLLALIVYRIGAHIPVPGIDPDQLAQLFQRQAGGILGMFNMFSGGALSRFTVFALGIMPYISASIIIQLLAIVSPQLEALKKEGQAGLRKITQYTRVFTVVLALFQAFGIAAALENQPGLVIDPGILFRLTTVVTLVTGTMFLMWLGEQITERGLGNGISIIIFGGIAAGFPNAVGGLFELVRTGSMSIMLAIIIVALIAAVTYMVVFIERSQRKILVNYAKRQVGNKIYGGQSSHLPLKLNMSGVIPPIFASSIILFPATILSWFSAGERKSWLSHTLHNVAETLKPGQPVYVLLYTLAIVFFCFFYTALVFNSRETADNLKKSGAFVPGIRPGDQTARYIDRILTRLTLAGAIYIVFVCLLPEFLVLRWNVPFYFGGTSLLIIVVVTMDFMAQVQSYVMSQQYESLLKKANFKGSNIPMR; encoded by the coding sequence TTGGCTAACAGCCCGAGTCTCAAAAAACCCGGTAGAAGCACTGCGAAGTTCAGCGATCTGCGTCGGCGAGCGATTTTTTTGCTGCTTGCACTGATCGTCTATCGCATCGGCGCGCACATCCCAGTTCCGGGCATCGATCCGGATCAACTGGCGCAACTGTTCCAGAGGCAGGCAGGCGGTATTCTCGGCATGTTCAACATGTTCTCGGGTGGTGCATTGTCCCGCTTCACGGTCTTCGCGCTGGGGATCATGCCGTACATCTCTGCGTCGATTATCATCCAGTTGCTGGCGATCGTCTCGCCGCAGCTTGAGGCGCTGAAGAAAGAAGGGCAGGCAGGGCTGCGGAAGATCACGCAGTACACGCGTGTCTTTACGGTCGTACTCGCCCTGTTCCAGGCCTTCGGCATCGCTGCGGCGCTGGAAAATCAGCCTGGTCTTGTGATCGATCCAGGCATACTGTTCCGTCTCACGACGGTCGTCACCCTGGTGACGGGCACGATGTTCCTGATGTGGCTCGGCGAGCAGATCACCGAACGTGGTCTGGGCAACGGTATTTCAATTATCATCTTCGGCGGGATCGCAGCAGGGTTCCCGAATGCCGTGGGTGGCCTGTTCGAGCTGGTACGCACGGGTTCGATGAGCATCATGCTGGCGATCATCATCGTCGCTCTGATTGCCGCGGTGACTTACATGGTTGTGTTCATTGAACGCAGTCAGCGTAAGATTCTCGTGAACTACGCGAAGCGCCAGGTCGGTAACAAGATTTACGGTGGGCAGTCGTCGCACCTGCCGCTGAAGTTGAATATGTCGGGCGTGATTCCTCCGATTTTCGCATCGTCGATTATCTTGTTCCCGGCAACCATCCTGAGCTGGTTCAGCGCGGGTGAACGTAAGAGTTGGCTGTCTCACACGCTGCACAATGTGGCGGAAACGCTGAAGCCGGGGCAGCCGGTGTACGTCTTGCTGTACACGCTGGCTATCGTGTTTTTCTGCTTTTTCTACACTGCACTGGTGTTTAACAGCAGGGAAACAGCGGACAACCTAAAGAAGAGCGGGGCATTTGTTCCGGGGATCCGGCCGGGCGACCAAACCGCGCGATATATCGACCGCATCCTCACGCGTCTGACGCTGGCCGGTGCGATCTACATCGTCTTCGTGTGTCTGTTGCCGGAATTCCTGGTGCTGCGCTGGAATGTGCCGTTTTATTTTGGTGGAACGTCGCTGCTGATCATTGTCGTCGTCACGATGGACTTCATGGCGCAGGTGCAGTCGTACGTTATGTCGCAACAGTATGAATCGCTGCTCAAGAAAGCCAATTTCAAGGGCAGCAACATCCCAATGCGTTGA
- the infA gene encoding translation initiation factor IF-1: protein MAKDDVIQMQGEVVENLPNATFRVKLENGYVVLGHISGKMRMHYIRILPGDKVTVELTPYDLSRARIVFRAK from the coding sequence ATGGCCAAAGACGATGTAATCCAGATGCAGGGAGAAGTGGTTGAAAACCTTCCGAATGCTACCTTCCGCGTGAAGCTGGAAAACGGCTATGTCGTGTTGGGGCATATCTCCGGAAAGATGCGGATGCATTACATCCGTATCTTGCCCGGCGACAAGGTGACGGTTGAATTGACACCTTACGATCTGTCGCGTGCCCGGATCGTGTTCCGGGCGAAGTGA
- the rpmJ gene encoding 50S ribosomal protein L36: MKVMASVKCICRNCKIIKRKGVVRVICSSDPRHKQRQG; this comes from the coding sequence ATGAAAGTGATGGCATCGGTTAAGTGTATTTGCCGCAATTGCAAGATCATCAAGCGCAAGGGCGTGGTTCGCGTGATCTGCAGCTCAGACCCGCGCCATAAACAGCGTCAAGGCTGA
- the rpsM gene encoding 30S ribosomal protein S13, with the protein MARIAGVNIPNHQHTEIGLTAIFGVGRARARSICIAAGVEFSKKVKDLNDVDLEKLREEVGKFVVEGDLRREVTMNIKRLTDLGCYRGVRHRKGLPMRGQRTRTNARTRKGPRRAAQALKK; encoded by the coding sequence ATGGCTCGTATCGCAGGGGTTAACATCCCGAATCATCAGCATACTGAGATCGGCCTGACAGCAATTTTCGGCGTCGGTCGCGCGCGCGCTCGCAGCATCTGCATTGCAGCAGGCGTCGAATTCTCGAAGAAGGTCAAGGACTTGAACGACGTAGACCTGGAAAAACTGCGTGAAGAAGTGGGCAAGTTTGTCGTCGAAGGCGATCTACGCCGTGAAGTGACGATGAACATCAAGCGCCTGACGGACCTCGGCTGCTACCGTGGCGTCCGCCATCGCAAGGGTCTGCCGATGCGGGGCCAGCGTACGCGTACAAATGCACGTACCCGCAAGGGTCCGCGCCGGGCTGCGCAGGCATTGAAGAAATAA
- the rpsK gene encoding 30S ribosomal protein S11: MAKTSNNAAQRVRKKVKKNVAEGVVHVHASFNNTIITITDRQGNALAWATSGGQGFKGSRKSTPFAAQVAAESAGRVAMEHGVRNLEVRIKGPGPGRESAVRALHGLGIKITMISDVTPIPHNGCRPPKRRRI, from the coding sequence ATGGCTAAAACTTCCAATAACGCAGCTCAACGCGTTCGAAAGAAGGTTAAGAAAAACGTTGCAGAAGGGGTGGTTCACGTTCACGCATCTTTCAACAATACGATCATCACGATCACCGATCGCCAGGGTAATGCTCTGGCTTGGGCGACGTCGGGCGGCCAAGGCTTCAAGGGTTCGCGCAAGTCGACCCCGTTTGCAGCACAGGTCGCAGCTGAGTCGGCTGGCCGTGTCGCGATGGAACACGGCGTAAGGAACCTCGAAGTTCGCATCAAAGGCCCGGGCCCGGGTCGTGAGTCGGCAGTACGTGCACTGCACGGCCTTGGTATCAAAATTACAATGATTTCCGATGTGACCCCGATCCCGCACAACGGCTGCCGTCCGCCGAAGCGACGCCGTATCTAA